From Desulfovibrio sp., a single genomic window includes:
- the queF gene encoding NADPH-dependent 7-cyano-7-deazaguanine reductase QueF has protein sequence MKVKDDVSKLTHLGHMETEYPDHADSGLLETFPNRFPGRDYQITFETEEFTSLCPKTGQPDFGSITITYVPGQSCIESKSLKLYLFSFRGEACFMETLTNTILDDLVAAVQPRRMMVTGNFRPRGGIAIVVEATYEANFQDE, from the coding sequence ATGAAAGTCAAAGACGACGTTTCCAAGCTGACCCACCTGGGCCACATGGAAACCGAATACCCCGACCACGCCGATTCCGGGCTGCTGGAAACCTTCCCCAACCGTTTCCCGGGACGCGACTACCAGATCACCTTTGAAACCGAGGAATTCACCAGCTTGTGCCCCAAAACGGGCCAGCCGGATTTCGGCTCCATTACAATCACGTATGTGCCTGGCCAGAGCTGCATCGAGTCCAAGTCGCTCAAGCTCTATCTCTTCAGCTTCCGGGGTGAGGCCTGTTTCATGGAGACCCTCACCAACACCATCCTGGATGATCTGGTGGCTGCGGTGCAGCCCAGGCGGATGATGGTGACCGGGAACTTCCGCCCTCGCGGCGGCATAGCCATAG